A segment of the Streptomyces sp. NBC_01235 genome:
CGTGGCGCTCGCCGTCAGCTTGACGTCCGTCCAGTCGAGCTGAGGGGCGGCGCTCCACCGTTCGGTGAGGCGGACGCGCTGCCCTGGAAGCAGCTGGGAGGGGAGTTTCTTCAGGTCTCGGGTGAGGAGCGTACGGCCGAACAGGCCGCTCGCCTTCAGCTGCACCTTCGGTTCGAGGGTGACGTTCCCCGTGTTGTGCAGGGTGTAGGAGATCGTCGCCGTGCTGTCGCCGAGGCCTGGGATCAGGGGCTGGTGGTGGCTGATGTGGACGTTCTCGACGGCGAGCGCGGGCACGGTGGGGCCGCCGACCTGGAGGTGGACCCGGGCGCCGACGGCCCGCTGCACGCCGAGTGCGACCCCGCCGTCGCCCTTGTCGACCCGTTCGTCGAGCGCGACGATCGCGCCCGGATGGTCGCCCGGTTCGGCGCCCTCGGGCACCTTGATGCTGAACGGCACGGTGACGGTCTTGCCGCCGGGCACGGTGACCCGGTCTTTCGGGAGCACGGCCCACGCGCCCACGCCCCGCATCTTCTCCCCGAGCGACTTCACGGCGAACCCGCCGTCGCGCGCGGTGTTGTAGGCGTCGGCCGCGTACAGCCGGAAGGTGAGCGGCTCGTCCGTCTTGTTGGCGACGACGACCTTGTCCTCGATCGTCTGCCCGGGATCGGCATAGACGTAGAAGTAGGGCCGCGCGGCGACGGCCGAGGAGGCGGGGTAGACGGACCAGCTGCCGTTGTCGGCGGCCCGGGCGGGCGCGGCGAACAGCAGACAGAGCAGGAACGGCAGGAGGAGGACGTACGGCTTGCGCATGGGTGCGGACCCCCCACGGACGGGCTTCGGCGGCTGGGTGGACGGGCGGGTGCGGACCTGTGGGGCGGGCGCCCGGCCACCGGTGGACGTGGTGCGTACGCTCAGGTGAGCGTGAGGGTCAGGACGCCGGCGTAGCTGCCCGGGGGCGTGAACGCCGGTACGTCGAGGGAGAGTCGGGCGTCGGCGGTGAACTCGCCGCCGGTGGCCGTGCCGTCGGGCGTGGACGCCAGGGTCGCCCCCGAAGCGCCGACCGTGCCCGCCGAACCGGCCTGACAGGTGCTCGGGCTGCCCGCCTTGGTCGTGCACGCGGGCGTCCAGCTCAGCTTGCCGGCGTCGATCTTGGTGCCGGGGCCGGTGAAGTCGGTGACCTTGCCGGTCAGGGACCAGCCCGCGGGTCCGCCGCGGAAGTCCTTGACCGTCACCGCGTTGAGGTTCCCGGTCGAGGCCTGGCCGGAGCCGAAGTCGACCGCGGACATCGCCACGGCGTCCCCGGCCTGGGACATCGACAGGGTGCCGGCCTTCACGGTGGTCGTCAGCTTCTGACTGCCCGCGGGTACGGGCGTGTCGTCGACGACGACGTACGCGGCGGGCGGGGTGCCCAGGTCGGAGCTCCAGGCGCTGCCCTCGTACGCCACGATCCCGGTGGTGGTGAGATCGTTGACGACGAGCGAGCCTGAGATGTTCCCCTGCGCGTTGGCGGTCAGGGTCGCCCTGTCACCGGTCTGGTCGGACCCGGTCCGCCCGGCGACGGTGACCGCGGCGCTCGGCGTGAAGCCGCCGCCGCTGACCGTGACGCTCGCGCCCGGGCTGCCGGAGGCCGAACCCAGGCTGATGTTGCGGGTGTTGGCCGGCGGGTTGTCGGCCGCGGTGACCGTCTCCGACACCGGGGCGGGCGGGTTGGTCACCGTGCAGGGGGTGTCCAGTTCCAGGATGTAGCTGGTGTGGATGTTGTAGTCGCCGGGCGAGAGGGTGATCGCGCCGGGTGCGGTGACCGTGAACGTGCCGGTCATGGAGAACGACGGGAAGGTGCCGCGGCCGGGCACCGGGTCGTTCTTCTTCGGCCCCGCGACGGTGACACTGCCGGTCTGCGCGCCGCCGAGCGTGACCTTGCCCGTCGGCGTCATGATGTCGGCCGGCAGGGCCAGGTCGGTGGGGTTGTTGGCGGCGGGCGTGACCACCGTGTACGTCACGTTGACGGTGTCGCCGACCTTCGGGCTGGTGTTGTCCACCTCGATCTTGGCGGTGGTGGTGCCGTCGATCGGCGGGAGGCCCGCGATCGCCGGCGGGATGCAGTGCGTGGGGAAGTCCACGTTGGTCGCGGCGCCGGCCGGGCACGCCAGCGCTCCGCCCGCGGTGACCGCGAGCGCGGTCGCCCCGAGCAGCGACGCCCAGCGCCGTCTTCGGGAACCTCGGGACCTTCCGGAACTTCGGGGTGAACCCATAGTGCCCCCTCCTCCAGGGTGCGGGCGCAGCGGCTCTTCTGCGCCGACAGGGGGCATTGATGTGCGGATCGCACGAGAAGTCAATGGACGCGGCGAGTTCAACTGATGGACCGTCAGCTTCCTGGTCCCGCAAGGAAACTGACGGCCCGTCTGCTCAGTTTTCAACCGCTATCAGTCGAACACGAACGGCCCTGGCGACTGGGCGGTGGACGTCGTACAGGTGACGGTGATCCCGAAGACGACCATCTTCAGGGAGCCACCCTTGAAGTCGAGCTTGTCACCGGAGGCCACGGTCCCGTTGAGCGGACCGATGGTGATCGGGGCGCCGACGGCCATGGCGGGGTTCACGGTGCCGCTGAAGACCCTGGCGGCGCCGGTGGAGTTCGCCATCGTGAGCGTGGAAGCGATGGTGTTCGCGTTGATCGCGATCGGCGCGGTGATCGCGGTGGACGAGAGCGTGAGGGTGGCGGCCGTGCCCGTCTGGGTGGCCGTGAGGGTGGCGGCACCGCCGCCGAACAGACCGCAGCTGGCGGTCACGGTCGCCGTCGTCGGGGTGACGGCGGCGGCAGACGGTGCGAACGCCAGCCCGGTGACCGCGAGGGCCCCTGCCAGCAGTGCCGCACCTGATCCGATTCGCTTGCCTCTCATGGGTTTTCCGGCTCCTTCCCGGATGTGGGGAGACGGACGGCCGAAGCGGGACGGGTGGGTGCGGACACCGGTGCCGGTGGGGGGTGAATCTGACGGTCCGTCGGAAATTACGTTTCCATTGATGCGTCAGGGATGAGAGGACGACAAGGTTGAATTCCGGCCTTAGTTGAGCGCGGTCGCGGCTCAGCCCGCCGTGACCGTGACACGGACCGTTCCGTCCGGTGCCGCCACCAGCACCGGCGTCGCCGCCCCGCCCAGGTCCGCCACAGCGGCCCGGTCCGCGTCGGCGGCCCCCTCCGCCTCGGTCACCACGGCCGCCGCCTCCAGCGACTTCGCCCCCGAGGCCACCGCCATCGCCACCGCCGTCCGCAGCGCGCTCAGCTTCAGCGACGGCAGATCCACCGTCCCGGCGACATACGTACGTCCCGTCTCGTCTCGTACGGCAGCCCCCTCGGGCACACCGTTGCGGGCCCGCGCGGAACGGGCCAGCGTGACGATCTTGCGGTCCTCGGGGTCGAGCCCGTTGCTGTCGGTCATGCCCTGAGCATACGAAGAGGTGTCCCCGAGGACGGAGCGCCCCCTCAGGCACCGTCCGCGGGGCGCCGACGAACTCCGTCCGGCCGGCTGCCCCGAGCGGCCGGTCACCGCGGACGAACAGAGCTGAGCCACTGGTGTGGCCGCCTCGGTTCGGAAAAGCTGCGACGCATGGACTGGATGCCCCTGCTCTCCACACTGACCGGTGCCGTCATCGGCATCACCGCCACTCTGATCGCCGATCGCAACCGGTGGCGGCGCGAGGAGTCCCGGCACGCGCTGCAGGTGCGACGCGAGGTGTACACGGAGTTCGTCTCCGCGCTCAAGACAGCAGGTGAGGAGATACGCGCCGTCGCGCTGGGTGATCACATGTCCGGGTCGGCGCGTGACGCGGCCGTCCGGGAAGCCTTCCGTAGCACCGGCCTGTACACGGCGAGCGAGCGCCTCTGGCTCGTGGGCCCGGAGCAGGTCGTGGCCGCCGGGAACGAGGCGTTTCACAGCCTGCGCCGGATACGCGATGCCTACGCCCGGGGCGTCACCGTCGGCTCCGCCGAGGACGCGCCCCTGATCGCACAGCGGCGTACCGCCATGGCCAGGATGCGCGACCTCATGCGCGAGGACCTGGGCATCGGGCCTCTTGGGATCGAGTGACCCGCCGGGGCGTGCGGCCCCGTACCCGCGACCGTCTCAGGGCCGGTCGAGCCGCAGTCGCTCGGCGCGCGGCAGACCGGCGACGACCAGGTCGTACGAGTCCTCGATGAGCTCCCGGAGCAGCCGGTCGGGGAGGTCGCCGTCGACCGTCACCGTGTTCCAGTGGCGCTTGTTCATGTGGTAGCCGGGGACGATCAGCCCGGGGCGCTCGGTGCGCAGGCGCACCGCGTCGTCCGGGTCGCACTTGAGGTTCACCGTCAGGGGCTTCGCGTCCAGGGTCGTCAGGGCGAAGAGCTTCCCGCCGACCTTGAAGACCGAGATCTCCGGGCGGAACGGGAAGTCCTCCACGACCGCGTTGAAGGAGAGGCAGAAGGCGCGCAGTTCCTGGGGCGTCACTCGGGCTTCTCCTCCTGCGGCGCTTCCGCCGGCTCCACCAGCACCGTCACGATCTTGTTGCGGCGGCCGGCCGCCGCCTCCGCCGTCAGGCGCAGTGCGCGGCCGTCCGGGAGGTCGACCGTGCTCGACGCGCCGGCGATGGGGACTCGGCCCAGGGCCTTCGCGAGCAGCCCGCCCACCGTCTCCACGTCCTCGTCGTCGTACTCCTCCAGGCCGTACAGCTCGCCGAGGTCGGTGATGTCGAGGCGGGCGGTGACCCGGTAGCGGTCGTCGCCGAGCTCCTCCACGGGCGGGAGTTCACGGTCGTACTCGTCGGTGATCTCGCCGACGATCTCCTCGAGGATGTCCTCGATGGTGACGATGCCGGCCGTGCCGCCGTACTCGTCGATGACGACGGCGACGTGGTTGCGGTCCTGCTGCATCTCGCGCAGCAGGTCGCCGGCGTTCTTGGTGTCGGGGACGAAGGCGGCCGGACGCATGGCCGTCGAGACCAGCTCGCCCTCGGCGTCCCGGCTGATGTGCGTCTTGCGGACCAGGTCCTTCAGGTACACGATCCCGACGATGTCGTCCTCGTTCTCCCCGGTCACGGGTATACGGGAGAAACCGGAGCGCAGAGCGAGGGTCAGGGCCTGGCGGATGGTCTTGTAGCGCTCGATGACGACGAGGTCGGTCCTCGGGACCATGACCTCCCGTACGAGGGTGTCGCCGAGTTCGAAGACCGAGTGCACCATGCGGCGCTCGTCGTCCTCGATCAGGGACTCCTTCTCGGCGAGGTCGACCAGCGCCCGCAGCTCCGCCTCGGAGGCGAAGGGGCCCCGGCGGAAGCCCTTGCCGGGGGTCAGCGCGTTGCCGATGAGGATGAGGAGGGACGGGATCGGGCCCATGATCCT
Coding sequences within it:
- a CDS encoding cytidine deaminase, with amino-acid sequence MTDSNGLDPEDRKIVTLARSARARNGVPEGAAVRDETGRTYVAGTVDLPSLKLSALRTAVAMAVASGAKSLEAAAVVTEAEGAADADRAAVADLGGAATPVLVAAPDGTVRVTVTAG
- a CDS encoding MmcQ/YjbR family DNA-binding protein produces the protein MTPQELRAFCLSFNAVVEDFPFRPEISVFKVGGKLFALTTLDAKPLTVNLKCDPDDAVRLRTERPGLIVPGYHMNKRHWNTVTVDGDLPDRLLRELIEDSYDLVVAGLPRAERLRLDRP
- a CDS encoding hemolysin family protein gives rise to the protein MSLALVSGAIALVVVAWLAACAEAGLARVSSFRAEEAVRSGRRGSAKLAQIAADPTRYLNVALLVRVACEMAAAALVTYACLQEIDGTAPALFAAIGVMVLVSYVAVGVSPRTIGRQHPLNTATAAAYILLPLARIMGPIPSLLILIGNALTPGKGFRRGPFASEAELRALVDLAEKESLIEDDERRMVHSVFELGDTLVREVMVPRTDLVVIERYKTIRQALTLALRSGFSRIPVTGENEDDIVGIVYLKDLVRKTHISRDAEGELVSTAMRPAAFVPDTKNAGDLLREMQQDRNHVAVVIDEYGGTAGIVTIEDILEEIVGEITDEYDRELPPVEELGDDRYRVTARLDITDLGELYGLEEYDDEDVETVGGLLAKALGRVPIAGASSTVDLPDGRALRLTAEAAAGRRNKIVTVLVEPAEAPQEEKPE
- a CDS encoding beta-xylosidase, which encodes MGSPRSSGRSRGSRRRRWASLLGATALAVTAGGALACPAGAATNVDFPTHCIPPAIAGLPPIDGTTTAKIEVDNTSPKVGDTVNVTYTVVTPAANNPTDLALPADIMTPTGKVTLGGAQTGSVTVAGPKKNDPVPGRGTFPSFSMTGTFTVTAPGAITLSPGDYNIHTSYILELDTPCTVTNPPAPVSETVTAADNPPANTRNISLGSASGSPGASVTVSGGGFTPSAAVTVAGRTGSDQTGDRATLTANAQGNISGSLVVNDLTTTGIVAYEGSAWSSDLGTPPAAYVVVDDTPVPAGSQKLTTTVKAGTLSMSQAGDAVAMSAVDFGSGQASTGNLNAVTVKDFRGGPAGWSLTGKVTDFTGPGTKIDAGKLSWTPACTTKAGSPSTCQAGSAGTVGASGATLASTPDGTATGGEFTADARLSLDVPAFTPPGSYAGVLTLTLT
- a CDS encoding WxL protein peptidoglycan domain-containing protein → MRKPYVLLLPFLLCLLFAAPARAADNGSWSVYPASSAVAARPYFYVYADPGQTIEDKVVVANKTDEPLTFRLYAADAYNTARDGGFAVKSLGEKMRGVGAWAVLPKDRVTVPGGKTVTVPFSIKVPEGAEPGDHPGAIVALDERVDKGDGGVALGVQRAVGARVHLQVGGPTVPALAVENVHISHHQPLIPGLGDSTATISYTLHNTGNVTLEPKVQLKASGLFGRTLLTRDLKKLPSQLLPGQRVRLTERWSAAPQLDWTDVKLTASATNTKESATASFVAVPWLVAGVVVAAIAIGVWLLIRRRRRPAGPSRQGARGTARPATTAPQTKIGQPAGG